In Microbacterium sp. No. 7, the genomic window GCGAACTCGCCGAGGGTCGCCGGCTCGCCGCGCCAGAAGTCGCGCACCGTGTCGCGGTACTTGCCGTTCCACTCCGTCCACTGCGGCGGGAAGTTGCCCACCTGGTAGCCGCCGGGCCCGATGTCCCAGGGCTCGGCGATGAGCTTCACCTGGCTGACCACGGGGTCCTGCTGCACGAGCTCGAAGAACGTCGCGAGCCGGTCGACCTCGTAGAACTCGCGCGCGAGCGTCGCGGCCAGGTCGAACCGGAACCCGTCGACGTGCATCTCCTCGACCCAGTAGCGCAGCGAGTCCATGATGAGCTGCAGCGTGTGCGGATTGCCGACGTTCATGCTGTTGCCGGTGCCCGTGTAGTCGGTGTAGTAGCGCTTGTCGGCCTCTTCGAGCCGGTAGTAGGCGGTGTTGTCGATGCCGCGCATCGACAGCGTGGGCCCCAGGTGGTTGCCCTCGGCGGTGTGGTTGTAGACGACGTCGAGGATCACCTCGATGCCCGCGGCGTGCAGCGCCCGCACCATCGCCTTGAACTCCTGCACCTGCTGGCCGCGCTGCCCCGTCGACGAGTAGGTGTTCTGCGGGGCGAAGAACGCGATCGTGTTGTAGCCCCAGTAGTTCGACAACCCCTTCTCCTGCAGCGTCGAGTCGTTGACGAACTGGTGCACGGGCATGAGCTCGATCGCCGTGACGCCGATGCGCCGGAGGTGGTCGATGATGACGGGGTGCGCGATGGCGCTGTACGTGCCGCGGATGTCGTCGGGGATGCCGGGATGCCGCTGCGTGAGGCCCTTGACGTGCGCCTCGTAGATGACCGACTCGGCGTAGGGGGTCTTCGGACGCCGGTCGCCCGCCCAGTCGAAGAACGGGTTCACGACGACGCCCATCATCATGTCGGCGGCCGAGTCGTCGTCGTTGCGGCTGTCGGGGTCGCCGAACGTGTACCCGAACACGGGCTGGCCCCACGTGACCTGGCCCTCGACGGCCTTCGCGTAGGGGTCGAGCAGCAGCTTCGTCGGGTTGAAGCGCAGGCCCTGCGCGGGGTCGTTCGGGCCGTGCACGCGGTAGCCGTAGCGCTGCCCCGGCTGCACGGCCGGCAGGTAGCCGTGCCACACGTGCGCGTCGACGTCGAGCAGCTCGACGCGGGTCTCGTCGCCGTCGCCGTCGAACAGGCACAGCTCGACGCGCTCGGCGTCCTCGCTGAACAGGGCGAAGTTCGTGCCGTTGCCGTCGAACGTCGCCCCCAGGGGGTAGGCGGAGCCGGGCCAGACCTCGAGTCGTCGCGTCACGGCCCCCACCCTAGCGTCCGCTCCTGACACGCGACAGGGTGCGCGGGACGGCCGTTCGGACGAGCGGCCGGGAGAGAATGGATGCCGTGACCTCCTCCCCCGGCTCCTCTCCCCAGCGCATCGTCTTCATCGACGTCGACGGCACGATCCTCGAGCACGGCGTCATCGCCCCCTCGACGGTCGCGGCCATTCGGCGGGCCCGGCGGAACGGGCACCTCGTGTATCTGTGCACGGGGCGCTCGGCGGGCGACATCGACCCGCGCGTGCGCGAGATCGGCGTCGACGGCGAGATCACCAACGGCGGCGCGTTCGCGACGCGCGGCGGCGAGCGGCTGTTCGCGCAGCCCCTCGACCGCGCCGACGTCGACCGGCTCCTCGCGTTCTTCGGCGCCCACGGCATCCATTTCTTCCTGCAGTCGGACGACGCCGTGTTCGCGAGCCCCGGCATCGGCGAGCTGACCGAGGAGTTCTTCCGCGTGCGGCGTGAGCAGCACGCGGCCGACCTGCGCGCGAGCGGCAGCGACCTGCGGGCGGTCGAGCCGGTGATCCGCTACCGGCCGCTCGACGAGGCCGACCTCGACGCGATCGCGAAGGCGGTGTTCGTCTCGACCACGAGCGACAGCCTCGACGTGGCGCAGGCCGAGCTGGGCGACCGCTTCCACGTCGTGCCCGGCTCGATCCCGATGCCGGGCGGCTCGAACGGCGAGATCGGGCTGCTCGGCGTCAACAAGGGCTCGGCGATCCTGCGCGTGCTCGACGTGCTCGGCCTCGACGCCGCGGACGCCGTCGGCATCGGCGACAGCTGGAACGACATCGAGATGTTCGAGGTCGTCGGCACGGCCGTGGCGATGGGCGGCGCCGACCCGCAGCTCAAGGCGCTCGCCGGCCGCGTCACGACGGACGTGCTCGACGACGGCGTGCGCAACGCCCTCGTCGAGCTCGGCCTCGCCTAGCGCCGCCCCGCCCCCTGACGCCGAGTCAATCCCCGCGCGTCGAGTCAACCCCCGCCCCGCGCGAAACGTGGCTTGACTCGACGCGCGGGGATTGACTCGGCGGATAGGGGTGGCGGAGCTGGGCGCGAGGGTCAGTCCAGGAAGATGTCGGGGTAGAGCTCGCCGTCGGGGGTGCCGGGGACGGCGGCGTACTTCGCGAAGTCGGTGACGCCGGCATCCCGCAGCACGTCCTCGACGATCAGCGTCTGGCCGGTGTGCTCGCGCGCGGGCCGCACGAGCACCTCGTAGGCGGCGTCGGCGTAGACCTCGGGCGTGCGGCTGACCTTCATCATCCGGTCGCCGCCGAGGGCGAACTGCACGGCCGCCGTCGCGATCGTCGTGGCGGGCCACAGCGTGTTGGCGGCGATGCCGTCGCTGCGGAACTCCGCGGCGAGTCCGAGCGTCACCATCGTCATGCCGTACTTGGCGAGCGTGTACCCCGTGTGCGCGCCGAGCCACCGCGGCGTGATGTTGAGCGGCGGCGAGAGCGACAGGATGTGCGGGTTCTCGGCCTCCTTCAGGATCGGCAGCGCCGCGCGCGAGAGCATGAACGTGCCGCGCACGTTGACGTCCTGCATGAGGTCATACTTCTTGGCGGGGAGCTCGAGCGATCCCGACAGGTCGATGACCGACGCGTTGTTGACGACGACGTCGATGCCGCCGAACTCGCCCTGCGTCTTCAGCACGGCCTCGGTGACGTCGTCGTCGTCGCGCACGTCGCCGACGATCGCAAGCCCCTGCCCGCCCGCGGCGCGCACCTGCTCGATCGCCGTGTGCACCGTGCCCTCGAGCTTGGGGTGCGGGGTGTCGGTCTTGGCGAGCATCGCGACGTTGGCGCCCTCGCGCGCCGCGCGCAGCGCGATCGCGAGGCCGATGCCGCGGCTGCCGCCCGACATGAGGATGGTCTTTCCGGCGAGGGACATGGATGCTCCTTATTTCTTGCCGCGGCTCGCGAAGGCCGCGATGCGCTGGCGCGCGTCGTCGGTGTCGAAGGCGGCGCCGATCGCGCGCGCCTCCTCGGTGAGCTGCTCGGTGAACGAGCGG contains:
- the glgX gene encoding glycogen debranching protein GlgX; this encodes MTRRLEVWPGSAYPLGATFDGNGTNFALFSEDAERVELCLFDGDGDETRVELLDVDAHVWHGYLPAVQPGQRYGYRVHGPNDPAQGLRFNPTKLLLDPYAKAVEGQVTWGQPVFGYTFGDPDSRNDDDSAADMMMGVVVNPFFDWAGDRRPKTPYAESVIYEAHVKGLTQRHPGIPDDIRGTYSAIAHPVIIDHLRRIGVTAIELMPVHQFVNDSTLQEKGLSNYWGYNTIAFFAPQNTYSSTGQRGQQVQEFKAMVRALHAAGIEVILDVVYNHTAEGNHLGPTLSMRGIDNTAYYRLEEADKRYYTDYTGTGNSMNVGNPHTLQLIMDSLRYWVEEMHVDGFRFDLAATLAREFYEVDRLATFFELVQQDPVVSQVKLIAEPWDIGPGGYQVGNFPPQWTEWNGKYRDTVRDFWRGEPATLGEFASRITGSADLYAHNGRWPVASINFVTAHDGFTLRDLVSYNEKHNDANGEDGRDGESHNRSYNLGVEGPTDDPEILTLRARQQRNFLATLLLSQGVPMISHGDELGRTQGGNNNGYAQDNEITWVDWEQIDQPLIEFTGALARIRRTHPTFRRGRFFDGRPVKREEGQPIPDIVWLRPDGTIMQPEDWDAGFGRAIGVFLNGGGIRERDRRGQPITDAHVILLFNAGEEIAFTVPHAEFAPSWDVIVDTGGELADTEPLLGGDEVRLKAKSLVLLREHIDTPPEIGHSVAASLAALTVPIETIRP
- a CDS encoding Cof-type HAD-IIB family hydrolase — translated: MDAVTSSPGSSPQRIVFIDVDGTILEHGVIAPSTVAAIRRARRNGHLVYLCTGRSAGDIDPRVREIGVDGEITNGGAFATRGGERLFAQPLDRADVDRLLAFFGAHGIHFFLQSDDAVFASPGIGELTEEFFRVRREQHAADLRASGSDLRAVEPVIRYRPLDEADLDAIAKAVFVSTTSDSLDVAQAELGDRFHVVPGSIPMPGGSNGEIGLLGVNKGSAILRVLDVLGLDAADAVGIGDSWNDIEMFEVVGTAVAMGGADPQLKALAGRVTTDVLDDGVRNALVELGLA
- a CDS encoding SDR family oxidoreductase, whose translation is MSLAGKTILMSGGSRGIGLAIALRAAREGANVAMLAKTDTPHPKLEGTVHTAIEQVRAAGGQGLAIVGDVRDDDDVTEAVLKTQGEFGGIDVVVNNASVIDLSGSLELPAKKYDLMQDVNVRGTFMLSRAALPILKEAENPHILSLSPPLNITPRWLGAHTGYTLAKYGMTMVTLGLAAEFRSDGIAANTLWPATTIATAAVQFALGGDRMMKVSRTPEVYADAAYEVLVRPAREHTGQTLIVEDVLRDAGVTDFAKYAAVPGTPDGELYPDIFLD